A portion of the Rhodococcus pseudokoreensis genome contains these proteins:
- a CDS encoding aromatic ring-hydroxylating oxygenase subunit alpha has translation MTTSLDPTLSETNFADLATDDRVDGSLYTDPDMFEAELERIFYRTWVWVAHESEIPEAGSFKMATIGRQPVIVNRDRKGNFNVLLNRCRHRGASVCEVPKGKANGFTCPYHSWSYALDGRLRGIPYPDGYDEDLDKKDLPLQSLRVESYAGMIFASFNPDIEPLDEFLGDAKVWIDLFMKQGAGYPIKTQGEHCFRFRGNWKIQLENTTDGYHFPIVHRSWMSSVDAETADMLSFMTDDNAVTHALGNGHSVAIMVPEHVDLDHDDGTEKIQARFDHIVEELSKTMPADQVRRIVRSMHGAGFNLNIFPNVAMSMSFFRVLRPIAVDETEIRHIALGMDGGPEIVNRERLRIHEHFQGPFGFGSPDDSEAWDRVQRGSRGAPGMPIMVNRGLNREALDSDGHRTSHVTDETGMREAYAMWKRMMTDEH, from the coding sequence ATGACCACTTCACTGGATCCGACTTTGTCGGAGACCAACTTCGCGGACCTCGCCACCGACGACCGCGTGGACGGATCGCTGTACACCGACCCCGACATGTTCGAGGCCGAACTCGAGCGAATCTTCTATCGCACCTGGGTGTGGGTCGCCCACGAGAGCGAGATCCCCGAGGCCGGAAGCTTCAAGATGGCGACCATCGGCAGGCAGCCGGTGATCGTCAACCGCGACCGCAAAGGAAATTTCAACGTCCTGCTGAACCGATGCCGCCACCGCGGGGCCAGCGTCTGCGAGGTCCCCAAGGGCAAGGCTAACGGGTTCACCTGCCCGTATCACAGCTGGTCGTACGCCCTCGACGGGCGGCTGCGCGGAATCCCCTACCCCGACGGCTACGACGAGGACCTCGACAAGAAGGACCTCCCGCTGCAGAGCCTGCGGGTGGAGTCGTACGCGGGCATGATCTTCGCCAGCTTCAACCCCGACATCGAGCCCCTCGACGAGTTCCTCGGTGACGCGAAGGTGTGGATCGACCTGTTCATGAAGCAGGGCGCCGGCTACCCGATCAAGACCCAGGGCGAGCACTGCTTCCGCTTCCGCGGCAACTGGAAGATCCAGTTGGAGAACACCACCGACGGCTACCACTTCCCGATCGTGCACCGATCCTGGATGTCGTCCGTGGATGCCGAAACCGCCGACATGCTCTCCTTCATGACCGACGACAACGCCGTCACGCACGCGCTCGGCAACGGCCACAGCGTCGCCATCATGGTCCCCGAACACGTCGACCTGGACCACGACGACGGCACCGAGAAGATTCAGGCCCGCTTCGACCACATCGTCGAGGAACTGTCGAAGACGATGCCCGCCGACCAGGTCCGCCGCATCGTCCGGTCCATGCACGGCGCCGGGTTCAACCTCAACATCTTCCCCAACGTCGCGATGTCGATGTCGTTCTTCCGGGTACTGCGGCCGATCGCGGTCGACGAGACCGAGATCCGACACATCGCCCTCGGCATGGACGGCGGACCCGAGATCGTCAACCGCGAACGTCTCCGCATCCACGAACACTTCCAGGGCCCGTTCGGGTTCGGCAGCCCCGACGACTCCGAGGCCTGGGACCGGGTGCAGCGCGGCTCCCGCGGCGCACCCGGAATGCCGATCATGGTCAACCGCGGCCTGAACCGCGAAGCACTCGACAGCGACGGGCACCGCACCTCGCACGTCACCGACGAAACCGGAATGCGCGAGGCCTACGCAATGTGGAAGAGGATGATGACCGATGAGCACTGA
- a CDS encoding nuclear transport factor 2 family protein: MHRASATERIETREAVHRVMCRYMELCDVPSVQFSAEELGALFTPDAVWEGVGSDYAHKFGRRQGRREIVGMLTAYLPPSSHFRGNAHLLGNEQIDVDGPTAQGRWVMQQLSRYEDESAELLVARITAECEVRDGTARISHFTTEKLFATRLDEAPRLLESN, translated from the coding sequence ATGCACCGTGCGAGCGCGACCGAGCGCATCGAGACGCGCGAGGCCGTTCACCGGGTGATGTGCCGCTACATGGAACTGTGTGACGTTCCGTCCGTGCAGTTCTCGGCCGAGGAACTCGGAGCCCTCTTCACTCCCGACGCGGTGTGGGAAGGCGTCGGCAGCGACTACGCGCACAAGTTCGGCAGGCGGCAGGGCCGCCGGGAGATCGTCGGAATGCTCACCGCGTACCTGCCACCGAGCTCCCATTTCCGGGGAAATGCGCACCTGCTCGGCAACGAGCAGATCGACGTGGACGGACCCACCGCGCAGGGGCGGTGGGTCATGCAACAGCTGTCGCGGTACGAGGACGAATCGGCCGAACTGCTCGTCGCCCGCATCACCGCCGAGTGCGAAGTCCGGGACGGCACCGCCCGGATCAGCCACTTCACGACCGAGAAGCTGTTCGCCACCCGCCTCGACGAGGCACCGCGACTGCTCGAATCGAATTGA
- a CDS encoding aromatic-ring-hydroxylating dioxygenase subunit beta, with the protein MSTDLLTIALSDTRVLQAIELVWHEAALLDAKDYQTWDALWTDEGRYVIPIDPDTDDFDGSLNMVNDDTRMRRMRIERLTSGYSMSALAAARTVRTVSRFTVEDRTEDSITLKSAQILVGFKRDDQQTLAADVTHRIRDTEAGPRLDLKVIRLVNSQAAVNASGYLL; encoded by the coding sequence ATGAGCACTGACCTCCTGACGATCGCACTGTCCGACACCCGGGTACTGCAGGCGATCGAACTCGTCTGGCACGAAGCGGCCCTGCTCGACGCCAAGGACTACCAGACCTGGGACGCCCTGTGGACCGACGAAGGCCGGTACGTCATTCCCATCGACCCCGACACCGACGACTTCGACGGATCGCTGAACATGGTCAACGACGACACCCGGATGCGGCGCATGCGGATCGAACGATTGACCTCGGGGTATTCGATGTCCGCGCTCGCCGCGGCCCGCACCGTTCGCACCGTCTCCCGCTTCACCGTCGAGGACCGCACCGAGGACTCGATCACGCTGAAGTCCGCGCAGATCCTCGTGGGCTTCAAACGCGACGACCAGCAGACCCTCGCCGCCGACGTCACGCACCGCATCCGCGACACCGAGGCCGGGCCGCGGCTGGACCTGAAGGTCATCCGGCTCGTCAACTCGCAGGCCGCGGTCAACGCCTCCGGCTACCTCCTCTGA
- a CDS encoding PDR/VanB family oxidoreductase yields the protein MSMFTVKVAEIVEETPDIKSFRLVRTDGSPFDPYPAGAHIDILGPTEVLTQYSLCSPPHESESYVVAVKRETGPRGGSAALHDHVTTGSELRISGPRTLLTLAEDADRHILVAAGIGLTPMLSLAFALHRQGQRFDLHYFARTREQAAFVDLLENSDFRQDVHQYFGLTRDDQFSALEKILADASASTHVYTCGPEGFMDRVRLLAEPAVGEDAVHFEHFEAATPVATESDTAFEVELDTGEVFEVPAGKSIADVLEENDIDIDTSCREGICGTCVLDVLEGEPDHRDNCLTKSERKAGDRVAACVSRAKSARLVVELP from the coding sequence ATGAGCATGTTCACTGTCAAGGTCGCGGAGATCGTCGAGGAAACGCCGGACATCAAGTCGTTCCGGCTCGTCCGCACGGACGGTTCACCGTTCGATCCGTACCCTGCGGGCGCCCACATCGACATCCTCGGACCCACCGAGGTCCTCACCCAGTACTCGCTGTGCAGCCCGCCGCACGAGTCCGAATCGTATGTCGTCGCCGTCAAACGCGAGACCGGTCCGCGCGGTGGCTCGGCGGCGCTACACGATCACGTGACGACCGGCAGCGAGTTGCGGATCAGCGGGCCGCGGACACTGCTCACGCTCGCCGAGGACGCCGATCGGCACATCCTCGTCGCGGCGGGGATCGGGCTGACGCCGATGCTGAGCCTGGCGTTCGCGTTGCATCGGCAGGGGCAGCGATTCGACCTGCACTATTTCGCGCGGACGCGTGAGCAGGCCGCGTTCGTCGACCTGCTGGAGAATTCGGACTTCCGGCAGGACGTGCACCAGTACTTCGGCCTCACGCGGGACGACCAGTTCTCGGCGCTCGAGAAGATCCTGGCGGACGCGTCCGCCTCCACCCACGTCTACACGTGCGGCCCCGAAGGTTTCATGGATCGGGTGCGCCTGCTGGCCGAACCGGCGGTCGGCGAGGACGCGGTCCACTTCGAGCACTTCGAGGCGGCGACGCCTGTCGCGACCGAGTCGGACACGGCGTTCGAGGTGGAACTCGACACGGGCGAGGTGTTCGAAGTGCCGGCCGGAAAATCCATCGCCGACGTACTCGAAGAGAACGACATCGACATCGACACCTCGTGCCGGGAAGGGATCTGCGGCACGTGCGTCCTGGACGTACTCGAGGGCGAACCCGACCACCGCGACAATTGCCTCACCAAGAGTGAGAGAAAGGCGGGAGACAGAGTTGCCGCCTGCGTGTCGCGCGCGAAATCCGCGCGACTCGTCGTCGAGCTTCCCTGA
- a CDS encoding flavin reductase: MPELTPMQLNFRTAMANLPAAVNVVTTDGPAGRCGMTVTAVCSVTDSPPTALVCVNQNSAMHNVFRENGRVGINVLSGDDEELAMHFAGATKVAMADRFQWDIWEEDTGDGVPILRAAHVVLAGRIADIKTMGSHSVMFIELDRVRTREQGDSLVYFQRKFHRLSVPVESPDWLFYDEWSDPITVTPALVPAAAGGR, from the coding sequence ATGCCCGAACTCACTCCCATGCAATTGAACTTCCGCACCGCCATGGCGAATCTGCCCGCCGCGGTCAACGTCGTGACCACCGACGGCCCCGCCGGGCGCTGCGGAATGACCGTCACCGCCGTCTGCTCGGTCACCGACTCCCCGCCCACGGCGCTCGTGTGCGTGAACCAGAACAGCGCGATGCACAACGTGTTCCGGGAGAACGGCCGCGTCGGCATCAACGTGCTGTCCGGCGACGACGAAGAACTGGCCATGCATTTCGCGGGCGCGACGAAAGTGGCGATGGCGGACCGCTTCCAGTGGGACATCTGGGAGGAGGACACCGGTGACGGTGTCCCGATCCTGCGCGCCGCCCACGTGGTGCTCGCGGGCCGGATCGCCGACATCAAGACAATGGGATCGCATTCGGTGATGTTCATCGAACTCGACCGCGTCCGGACCCGCGAACAGGGCGACAGCCTCGTCTACTTCCAGCGCAAGTTCCACCGTTTGTCGGTCCCGGTCGAGTCTCCCGACTGGCTGTTCTACGACGAATGGTCCGATCCGATCACCGTGACACCCGCCCTCGTTCCCGCCGCAGCCGGAGGTAGATAG
- a CDS encoding response regulator transcription factor, protein MEQQETRVYIVDDDQELCASLAWLLDSVNITSEYYFSVQSFLEEYRRDIPACLVLDVRMPEVGGFQLQETLLADESPIPIIFVSAHGDIKMSVRALQRGALTFIEKPYDPQHMLDVIQDALRVARQRFGERRNRTELQGRIDALTVREREILALVLDGLPSKNIAKELGISVKTVDVHRTRIKEKTGAESIAVLVRDILQAGLSVT, encoded by the coding sequence ATGGAGCAGCAGGAAACACGGGTTTACATCGTCGACGACGATCAGGAGTTGTGCGCATCGCTTGCGTGGCTACTCGATTCGGTCAACATCACGTCGGAGTACTACTTCTCGGTGCAGTCGTTTCTCGAGGAGTACCGCCGCGACATCCCGGCCTGCCTCGTCCTGGACGTCCGGATGCCGGAGGTCGGGGGATTCCAGCTCCAGGAGACACTCCTCGCCGACGAATCCCCGATTCCGATCATCTTCGTGTCGGCGCACGGTGACATCAAGATGTCGGTGCGGGCATTGCAGCGGGGTGCGCTGACGTTCATCGAGAAGCCCTACGATCCGCAGCACATGCTCGACGTGATCCAGGATGCGCTCCGGGTCGCGCGGCAACGATTCGGCGAGCGTCGCAACCGAACGGAATTGCAGGGTCGGATCGACGCGCTGACGGTGCGGGAACGGGAAATTCTCGCACTCGTGCTCGACGGGTTGCCGAGCAAGAACATCGCCAAAGAGCTGGGTATCAGCGTGAAGACGGTCGACGTGCATCGCACGCGGATCAAGGAGAAGACCGGAGCAGAAAGCATTGCGGTACTCGTGCGCGACATTCTGCAGGCCGGACTCTCCGTGACCTGA
- a CDS encoding SDR family NAD(P)-dependent oxidoreductase, which yields MDHVAVVTGAGRGLGAAIARALHDRGYRVLVADIDEAAAKETAVNLDSSGNTAVAAVLDVRKRTDFESLRDRVVDLWGGADILVNNAGRSQTGSLMDISPEEFSDIVEINLNGAFLGCQVFGSHFAERGYGRIVNIASLAGQNGGTATGAHYAAAKGGVGTLTKVFARELAPSGVTVNAVSPGPLDLPVVRETVPADKLAAILTTIPVGTLGSPEFIAETVALLASPAAASVTGACWDVNGGLYMR from the coding sequence ATGGACCACGTCGCAGTAGTCACGGGCGCCGGACGCGGACTCGGTGCCGCCATCGCCCGCGCGTTGCACGACCGCGGATATCGTGTACTGGTCGCGGACATCGACGAAGCCGCCGCGAAAGAGACTGCGGTGAACTTGGATTCCTCCGGGAACACCGCCGTCGCCGCCGTCCTCGACGTTCGGAAGAGGACCGACTTCGAGTCCCTGCGCGACCGGGTCGTCGACCTCTGGGGCGGGGCGGACATCCTCGTCAACAATGCCGGCCGTTCCCAGACCGGCTCGTTGATGGACATCAGCCCGGAGGAATTCTCGGACATCGTCGAGATCAACCTCAACGGCGCGTTCCTCGGCTGCCAGGTGTTCGGGAGCCACTTCGCCGAACGCGGCTACGGCCGCATCGTCAACATCGCCTCGCTCGCCGGCCAGAACGGCGGGACGGCGACCGGAGCCCACTACGCGGCCGCGAAGGGCGGCGTCGGAACGCTGACCAAGGTCTTCGCCCGGGAACTCGCACCGTCGGGTGTCACCGTCAACGCGGTGTCCCCCGGACCGCTGGACCTGCCGGTGGTGCGCGAGACGGTGCCCGCGGACAAACTGGCCGCCATTCTCACCACCATCCCCGTCGGCACACTGGGGTCGCCCGAATTCATCGCCGAGACGGTCGCCCTCCTCGCATCCCCGGCCGCCGCGTCGGTGACCGGAGCCTGCTGGGACGTCAACGGCGGCCTGTACATGCGCTGA
- a CDS encoding DUF485 domain-containing protein: MDTSSPPERLPQDSDLQELADTRAALTFRLSALVLALFLPLPILGGFTSLLDGVVFSGVTVAWLYAVAQFAVAIVVARYYMARAAELDAQTEPRTKG, from the coding sequence ATGGACACCTCGTCACCACCCGAACGCCTCCCGCAGGATTCCGACCTGCAGGAGCTCGCAGATACCCGCGCCGCCCTGACGTTTCGTCTCAGCGCCCTGGTCCTCGCCCTGTTCCTGCCACTGCCGATTCTCGGCGGGTTCACCTCGCTGCTGGACGGCGTCGTGTTCAGCGGTGTCACCGTGGCGTGGCTCTACGCCGTCGCGCAATTCGCCGTCGCCATCGTCGTGGCCCGGTACTACATGGCGCGTGCCGCCGAACTCGATGCCCAAACCGAACCGCGGACGAAAGGATAA
- a CDS encoding cation acetate symporter — MNLVSASLFAALVAVTLMITAWASKRNKSAADHYVAGGSLTGRQNGVAIAGDFISAASFLGVTGAIALTGFNGFYLAVFVPVAFVLAMLLIAEPLRNLGRFTLADVLATRFPGKDVRSMMALSTVVISVVYLVSQLVGAALLVSLLFDLDYAVAVLIIGTLTTAYTLVGGMLATSWIQIIKTGLLMVCAVVLFVLVLVRFDFNPFGPFSTALAEFGQSFVAPQRTSGTASFDQLSQTVGLVLGVLGLPHVMIRFLTVPDAKQARTSAYTAIWIFFAFYLLVPILGYGAAKLVGVEVIKSENRGGNLAVAQLAETVGGGVLLAFVAAVAFVTILAALSGLVIATSGAIAHDLYGQVIRNGSVSAKAQHRAARVATVATCVIGVAIAFAAQKQNVAFLASLGMSIAACANLPALLLTMYWKRMTARAVISGIVVGLVLSITVILLSPVVQGPGSILGFSNPALAVAPLSLAVSVVVALLSAPSGETKARADRLFSMMRTRALTGQTETKNDDTMAAMQ, encoded by the coding sequence GTGAACCTCGTCTCTGCGTCACTCTTCGCGGCGCTCGTCGCCGTCACCCTGATGATCACCGCGTGGGCGTCCAAGCGGAACAAGTCGGCGGCCGATCACTACGTCGCGGGCGGCAGCCTCACCGGTCGCCAGAACGGTGTCGCGATCGCCGGCGACTTCATCTCTGCCGCCTCGTTTCTCGGCGTCACCGGTGCGATCGCCCTCACCGGTTTCAACGGGTTCTACCTCGCGGTCTTCGTGCCCGTCGCGTTCGTACTCGCGATGCTGCTGATCGCCGAACCGCTGCGCAACCTCGGCCGCTTCACGCTGGCGGATGTCCTCGCCACCCGCTTCCCCGGCAAGGACGTGCGCTCGATGATGGCGCTCAGCACGGTGGTGATCAGCGTGGTCTACCTCGTGTCGCAGTTGGTCGGCGCCGCATTGCTCGTGTCGCTGCTGTTCGACCTCGACTACGCGGTGGCCGTGCTGATCATCGGAACACTCACCACCGCATACACGCTCGTCGGTGGGATGCTCGCCACCAGCTGGATCCAGATCATCAAGACCGGTCTGCTCATGGTGTGCGCCGTCGTCCTGTTCGTTCTCGTGCTGGTGCGCTTCGACTTCAACCCCTTCGGCCCGTTCAGCACCGCGCTCGCCGAGTTCGGTCAGTCGTTCGTCGCACCGCAGCGGACGTCGGGCACGGCGTCGTTCGACCAGTTGTCGCAGACCGTCGGACTCGTTCTCGGCGTCCTCGGCCTGCCGCACGTCATGATCCGATTCCTCACCGTCCCGGACGCGAAGCAGGCGAGAACGTCCGCCTACACGGCGATCTGGATCTTCTTCGCGTTCTACCTCCTCGTTCCCATACTCGGCTACGGCGCCGCCAAGCTGGTCGGGGTCGAGGTGATCAAGTCCGAGAACCGCGGCGGCAACCTCGCGGTCGCCCAACTCGCCGAAACCGTCGGCGGCGGCGTGCTGCTGGCATTCGTCGCGGCCGTGGCGTTCGTGACCATTCTCGCCGCACTGTCCGGCCTGGTGATCGCGACGTCGGGTGCGATCGCACACGATCTGTACGGGCAGGTGATCCGCAACGGATCGGTGTCCGCGAAGGCTCAGCACCGCGCGGCCCGGGTGGCCACCGTGGCGACCTGCGTCATCGGTGTCGCCATCGCGTTCGCGGCGCAGAAGCAGAACGTCGCGTTCCTCGCGTCGCTGGGAATGTCCATCGCCGCATGCGCGAACCTGCCTGCGCTGCTGCTGACCATGTACTGGAAGCGCATGACGGCACGCGCCGTCATCTCCGGCATCGTCGTCGGGCTGGTGCTGTCGATCACCGTCATCCTCCTCAGCCCCGTCGTCCAGGGGCCGGGCTCCATCCTCGGATTCTCGAACCCGGCACTCGCCGTGGCACCCCTCTCGCTGGCGGTGTCCGTCGTGGTCGCGCTGCTGTCGGCGCCGTCAGGAGAAACCAAGGCACGGGCCGACCGCCTCTTCTCGATGATGCGCACCCGGGCGCTCACCGGACAGACCGAGACGAAGAACGACGACACGATGGCGGCGATGCAATGA